Sequence from the Gemmatimonadetes bacterium SCN 70-22 genome:
CGCTCGCCTAACGACAAGACGGTCCCATGCTGGTCGGCGATGACCTGGATCTCGACGTGGCGCGGCCCCTCGATGTACTTCTCGACGTACACCGCGTCGTCGCCGAAGGCGTTCTTCGCCTCGCGGCGCGCCGCGTCGAGCGCCCCGGCAAGTTCCTTGGGCTCGCGCACCACCCGCATCCCCTTGCCCCCCCCACCCGCCGCCGCCTTGAGCAGGACCGGATAGCCGAAGCTCTCGGCCACCTCCGCGGCCTGCGCGGCGTCGCGCAGCGCCTCGGTCGTGCCGGGAACGACGGGGACGCCGGCGCGAATGGCCAGCTGCCGCGCCGCCGTCTTGCTCCCCATGGCGGCGATGGCCTCGGGGGGCGGGCCGACGAAGACGAGCCCCGAGTCGCGCACGAGGCGCGAGAACCACTCGCGCTCCGACAGGAAGCCGTATCCGGGGTGGATCGCCTCGGCGCCCACCCGCTTCGCCACCTCGACGATGCGATCGCCCTTGAGGTAGCTCTCGCTCGACGCGGCCGGGCCGATGTGGACCGCCTCGTCGGCTTCACGCACGTGCGGCGCCTGCACGTCGGCGTCGGAGTACACCGCCACCGAGCGAATCCCCATCTCGCGACAGGCGCGAATGATCCGCAGGGCGATCTCGCCGCGGTTGGCGACCAGGAGCTTGCTGAACATCAGAGCACGAGAGGACGAGAAGACGAGAGACAGCGCTACAGGGGGAGGTTGCCGTGCTTGCGGGGGGGATTCCGGTCGCGCTTGCCCTGCAGCGTCTCCAGCGCGTCGATCAGGCGAGGGCGGGTGTCGCGGGGATCGATGATGTCGTCGAGGAAGCCGCGCGATGCCGCCACGTACGGATTGGCGAACTTCTGCGTGTACTCGGCCACCCGCTCGTCCATCGCCTGCTGCGGATCGGTGGACTCGGCGATCTCCTTGCGAAAGAGGATCTCGACCGCCCCTTTGGGCCCCATCACGGCGATCTCGGCGGTCGGCCAGGCGACGTTGAAGTCGCCGCGGATGTGCTTGGAGCTCATGACATCGTAGGCTCCGCCGTATGCCTTGCGCGTGATGACCGTGAGCTTGGGAACGGTCGCCTCGCAGTAGGCGTAGAGGAGCTTGGCCCCGTGCCGGATGATGCCGCCGTGCTCCTGCGTCACGCCGGGGAGGAAGCCGGGGACGTCCTCGAAGGTCACGATCGGGATGTTGAAGGCGTCGCAGAAGCGGACGAAGCGCGCCGCCTTGACGGAGGCGTTGATGTCGAGCACCCCGGCCAGGACGGCCGGCTGGTTGGCGACGATCCCGACGCTGTGGCCGCCCAGGTGCGCGAAGCCGACGACAATGTTGCCGGCGTAGTCCCGGTGCACCTCGTAGAACTCGCCGTCGTCGACGACGCGGCGGATGACCTCGTGGATGTCGTAGGGCTTGTTCGGGTTGTCCGGGACGACGTCGAGGAGCGCCTCGTCGCGACGGTCCCGCGGGTCGCGCCCGCTCCCGCGGGGCGCGTCGCCCAGGTTGTTCTGCGGGATGAAGCGGAAGAGCTCGCGAATGGCCTGCAGGCATTGCAGCTCGGAGTCGTGGGCGAAGTGGGCCACGCCCGACGTGGCGGCGTGCGTATCGGCACCGCCCAGCTGCTCCATGGTCACGTCCTCGTGCGTGACGGTCTTCACGACGTTGGGGCCGGTCACGAACATGTACGAGGAACCGCGCACCATGTACACGAAATCGGTGATCGCCGGCGAATAGACGGCGCCGCCGGCGCAGGGGCCGAGGATCGCCGAGATCTGCGGGACCACGCCCGACGCCAGCGTGTTGCGGAGGAAGATGTCGGCATAGCCCCCGAGGGAGACGACCCCCTCCTGGATGCGCGCCCCTCCGGAGTCGTTGAGGCCGATGACGGGTGCCCCGTTGCGCATCGCCAGGTCCATCACCTTGCAGATCTTCTCGGCGAAGGTCTCGGAGAGCGAGCCGCCAAAGACGGTGAAGTCCTGCGAGAAGACGTAGACGAGGCGCCCGTCGATGCGCCCGTGCCCGGTGACGACGCCGTCGCCGTAGACCTGCTGCGCGTCGAGACCGAAATCGGTGGAGCGGTGGGTGACGAAGCGATCGTACTCGACGAACGATCCCTCGTCGAGGAGGATGTCGAGGCGCTCGCGCGCCGAGAGCTTCCCCTTGTCGTGCTGGGCCTTGATGCGGGCGGGGCCGCCTCCCTGCTCCGACTCGGCGCGTCGGCGCTCGAGGAGCTCGAGTTTTTCGCGCATGCTCATGGGCGCGAAAGCTAGCGGGCGGTGCGGCCTCGGCAAACGCGGGCGGTGGGGGCGGAACGGACGCCGCCCCCGGGGAGTGATTCCCCGGGGGCGGCGTCGCGTACCCTCCCTGTCGCCGCGTCCGAACGTTCCGGCGCGGCGCCGAGTCGGCTACTCCTCGCCCGCCGCCTCCTCCTCGACCGGGATCTCCCCGACGATGTCGCCATCCTCGGTGTGGATCTTCGACGGGGTCTCCGGCTTGGGGGGCTGCTCCGCCGGGATGTCGGTGACGGTGAGGACGATGCGGCGGTGGATGGGATCGACCTCGACCACGCGCAGGTCGAGGTTCATCCCTTCCCAGCAGATGTCGGCCGGGGAGGTGATGGCCTTGTCGGAGGGGAGGTGCGAGAGCGGGACGAAGCCCTCGATGTCGTTGCCGATGTCGACCACGACCCCCTTCTCCATGAGGCGGACGACGCGCCCGCGGAGCTCGGTGCCGACCGGGTAGGTCTCGCCGATGCGGAGCCACGGATCCTCGCTGGCCTGCTTGAGGCCTAACGAGATGCGCTTGTTCTCGGCGTCGATGTTGAGGATCACGACGTCGACCGTGTCGCCCTTCTTGACCACTTCCGACGGGTGCTGGACGCGCTTGGTCCAGGACATGTCGGAGATGTGGATGAGGCCGTCGATGCCGGGCTCGATCTCGACGAAGGCGCCGAACGAGGTGAGGTTGCGGACCTTGCCGGAGAGGCGTGTCCCGACCGGGTACTTGAGCGGGAGGACCATCCACGGATCCTGCTCGGTCTGCTTCATGCCGAGCGAGATCTTCTCCTCGTTCGGATCGACCTTGAGGACCACGGCCTCGATGGTCTCACCGATGGAGACGATCTTGGACGGATGGCGGACGTTGCGGGTCCACGACATCTCGCTGATGTGCACGAGCCCCTCGATGCCGGGCTCGAGCTCGATGAAGGCGCCGTAGTTGGTGATCGAGACGACCTTGCCGGCGACGCGCGTGCCGACCGGGTACTTCTCGATGACGTCCTTCCACGGGTACGGCTGCAGCTGCTTGAGGCCGAGCGAGATGCGCTCGCGCTCCCAGTCGATGTCGAGGACCTTGACCTCGAGCTCCTGCCCGATGTGCACCATCTCGGTGGGGTGCGAGATGCGCCCCCACGACATGTCGGTGATGTGCAGGAGGCCGTCGACGCCCCCGAGGTCGATGAAGGCGCCGAAGTCGGTGATGTTCTTGACCACGCCCTTCCGGACCTGGTCCTTCTGGAGCTCCTTCATGAGCTTCTCGCGCTTGCCGGCCCGCTCGGTCTCGAGGATCACGCGGCGCGAGACGACGATGTTGCGGCGGCGCTTGTTGAGCTTGATGATCTTGAACTCGTACTTCTGCCCCAGGAGCTCGTCGATGTTGGGGACGCGCCGCAGCGCGATCTGCGACCCCGGGAGGAAGGCGTCGACGCCCATGAGGTCGACGACCACGCCGCCCTTGATCTTCTTGACGAGCGTTCCCTCGACCGGATGGTCCGTCTCGTACGCGACGCGGATCTTCTCCCAGACGCGCATGAAGTCGGCCTTCTTCTTGGAGAGGACGACCGACCCCTCCTGGTCCTCGAGGTGCTCGAGGAGGACTTCCACCTCGTCGCCCGGCTTGAGGTCGGGCATGTCCTTGAATTCCTCGAGCGGGATCGTCCCCTCGGACTTGAAGCCGATGTCGAGGACGACCATGTTCTCGCGGATTTCGAGCACGCGCGACTTCACGATCTCGCCCTCGTCGATCGACGCGAGCGTCCCGTTATACATCTCCATCATCTGCTCGTACTCGGCAGATGAGTATTCGTCTTCGTCGTACAATTCGGGGCGGCGGTTGGCCAGCGGGCGCAGCTCGGCCTTCTGGGCCTTGCGCTTCTCCACGACCGACATGCCAGCGGTGGTCTCGAGCTCGGACATAGGACGGGTGTCTCCGTGACAGCGGATATTTAGGCTCGCCGCGACGAGGTTGAGTGAAGGGCCCCCCTGCCTCGCCGGGTCGACCGCGCCGGCGGGGCACCAGGAAAGTCCGGGATCGGGGAACCGAGAAGAATAGCCGGGAACGAGGCGTCCGGTCAACGGGAGGGAGCCTCGGGGGTGCGGGCCGCGAATCGCACGTTACCTTGCCGCCCTGATGGCCTCACCCTCCCCCCGCCTCCCCGCACGCAGATGGCGCCTCGACCGGCTCCTGCGCCTCGTCGCCCGGGGGCGGCGCGCCCTCGCCGCGCGGTTCCGCCAGGTTGCGACGAGCGACGAGGCCGTGCTCCTGATCCTCGCCGTCCCCGTCGGCGCGCTGACGGCCCTGGGCGTCCTCGCCTTCTATCGCGGGATCTCCGCGGCGCACGCGCTCTTCCTCGTCGCGCCAGCCACCCTCCTCCCCCCACTCGGCCTCCTCGCCCTCCGCCCCGTCGTCATCGCGGCCGCGTTCGCCGCTGCCAGCGCCGTGATGCGCCACCTCGGGCACGATCACGACGGGATGAACGTCCCCGACATCATCCGCGCCGTCGCGTCCCGCGGTGGTCGCATCCCCGTGCGCCCCGCCGTCGCCCGGACGATCGCGAGCGCCATCACGATCGGCGGGGGCGGATCTGCCGGCAGCGAAGGGCCCCTCGTCGTGGGCGGCGCCGGCGTGGGGTCGTGGGTGGCGCGGCTCTTCCGGGTCGACGCCTCCGTCACCCGCGTCCTGGCGGGGTGCGGGACGGCGGCCGCCATCGCGGCCGCATTCAATGCGCCGCTGGCGGGGGCGTTCTTCGCGCTCGAAGAGGTGCTCGGCGCCTTCTCCGGGGCGTCGTTCTCTCCGGTGGTGGTCGCCAGCGTCGTGAGCGTCGTCGTCTCACGCGGGCTCTTCGGGAGCGCCCCCGCCTTTCCGGTCCCCTCCACGCTCGGCGGGCCGGATCTCCTGGAGATCTGGGTCCTCCTCCCCGTACTGGGGGCGATCTGCGCCCTCGCCTCCGCGCTCTACGTGCGCACCTACTTTGCCGCCGAGGACGTCGCGCGTTCATCGAAGGTGCCGCGATGGGCTCGCCCGCTGATCGGCGGGCTGGTGGTGGGGCTCCTCCTGTTCGGATCGCGGGGAGCGCTGGCCGGCGACATTCACCTCGCGGCACCGCTCGACCTGTTCGGCGCGCTTCCGTGGTGGACGCTGTTTGCCCTCGCTGCGGGGAAGATCCTGGCGACCTCGGTCACCTTGAACTTCGGCGGCTCGGGTGGGGTCTTCACACCTTCGCTCTTCGTGGGGGCAGCCACGGGGGGAGCGTTCGGCTCGTTGTGCGCGCAACTCCTGCCGGGGCGCGGGATCGATCCGGCACTCTACTCGGTGGCGGGGATGGGGGCGTTGGTGGCCGGGGCCACCGGGGCGCCGATCACGGGGATCCTCCTCG
This genomic interval carries:
- a CDS encoding methylmalonyl-CoA carboxyltransferase, which translates into the protein MSMREKLELLERRRAESEQGGGPARIKAQHDKGKLSARERLDILLDEGSFVEYDRFVTHRSTDFGLDAQQVYGDGVVTGHGRIDGRLVYVFSQDFTVFGGSLSETFAEKICKVMDLAMRNGAPVIGLNDSGGARIQEGVVSLGGYADIFLRNTLASGVVPQISAILGPCAGGAVYSPAITDFVYMVRGSSYMFVTGPNVVKTVTHEDVTMEQLGGADTHAATSGVAHFAHDSELQCLQAIRELFRFIPQNNLGDAPRGSGRDPRDRRDEALLDVVPDNPNKPYDIHEVIRRVVDDGEFYEVHRDYAGNIVVGFAHLGGHSVGIVANQPAVLAGVLDINASVKAARFVRFCDAFNIPIVTFEDVPGFLPGVTQEHGGIIRHGAKLLYAYCEATVPKLTVITRKAYGGAYDVMSSKHIRGDFNVAWPTAEIAVMGPKGAVEILFRKEIAESTDPQQAMDERVAEYTQKFANPYVAASRGFLDDIIDPRDTRPRLIDALETLQGKRDRNPPRKHGNLPL
- a CDS encoding 30S ribosomal protein S1, with translation MSELETTAGMSVVEKRKAQKAELRPLANRRPELYDEDEYSSAEYEQMMEMYNGTLASIDEGEIVKSRVLEIRENMVVLDIGFKSEGTIPLEEFKDMPDLKPGDEVEVLLEHLEDQEGSVVLSKKKADFMRVWEKIRVAYETDHPVEGTLVKKIKGGVVVDLMGVDAFLPGSQIALRRVPNIDELLGQKYEFKIIKLNKRRRNIVVSRRVILETERAGKREKLMKELQKDQVRKGVVKNITDFGAFIDLGGVDGLLHITDMSWGRISHPTEMVHIGQELEVKVLDIDWERERISLGLKQLQPYPWKDVIEKYPVGTRVAGKVVSITNYGAFIELEPGIEGLVHISEMSWTRNVRHPSKIVSIGETIEAVVLKVDPNEEKISLGMKQTEQDPWMVLPLKYPVGTRLSGKVRNLTSFGAFVEIEPGIDGLIHISDMSWTKRVQHPSEVVKKGDTVDVVILNIDAENKRISLGLKQASEDPWLRIGETYPVGTELRGRVVRLMEKGVVVDIGNDIEGFVPLSHLPSDKAITSPADICWEGMNLDLRVVEVDPIHRRIVLTVTDIPAEQPPKPETPSKIHTEDGDIVGEIPVEEEAAGEE